The Glycine soja cultivar W05 chromosome 3, ASM419377v2, whole genome shotgun sequence genome window below encodes:
- the LOC114405080 gene encoding 40S ribosomal protein S23-like yields the protein MRIWLKSHSRRQRWVDKSYKKSHLGIEWKKPFAGSSYAKGIGLEKIGIEAKQPNSAIPNCVRVQLIKNWKKIAAFVPNDGCLNYIEEHDEVLIAGFGQKGHAIFNSFSQVL from the exons ATGAG AATCTGGCTCAAGTCCCACAGCAGGAGGCAAAGGTGGGTTGACAAGTCATACAAGAAATCCCATCTTGGAATTGAATGGAAGAAACCTTTTGCTGGTTCATCCTATGCCAAGGGAATTGGCCTTGAAAAGAT AGGTATTGAGGCTAAGCAGCCCAACTCTGCCATTCCAAATTGTGTCAGGGTTCAACTTATCAAGAATTGGAAGAAGATTGCCGCTTTTGTCCCTAATGATGGTTGCTTGAACTACATTGAAGAGCAT GATGAAGTCTTGATTGCTGGATTTGGACAAAAAGGTCATGCTATTTTCAATAGTTTCTCTCaagtattatga